Proteins encoded together in one bacterium window:
- a CDS encoding D-glucuronyl C5-epimerase family protein: protein MNAFTTIPAASGTKLALAYPFRFAATEDFSDYRRDETGVPTVYYAHLQRWVYNPITISQFGLHQLFRFDREGDVRAALQAQTMADWLAENQEEWRPGIGAWVFRFDLLFYGPRQPWISALAQGQAISLLLRAAQLANTAKYEEACRRAVRAFHHSVAEGGVVQHFPDGSPVFEEYPTVEPSLVLNGHLFAMLGLHDYAEYFGDPAAAALFAQCLAGLKANLARYDTGYWNHYDLHRSARLTSADYVRIHVQLLNILAGLSGEAFLAETAQRWQGYLDSPWCRARFWAGKVVEKVRLRLNNYLPPPRALRQPE, encoded by the coding sequence ATGAACGCCTTCACCACAATCCCCGCGGCTTCCGGCACGAAGCTCGCGCTCGCCTACCCCTTCCGCTTTGCTGCCACGGAGGATTTTTCCGATTATCGCCGTGACGAAACGGGGGTGCCCACGGTCTACTATGCGCATCTGCAGCGCTGGGTCTACAATCCCATCACCATCTCCCAGTTCGGTTTGCATCAGCTCTTTCGCTTCGACCGCGAGGGCGACGTGCGCGCAGCGTTGCAGGCGCAGACCATGGCGGACTGGCTGGCCGAGAATCAGGAAGAATGGCGGCCGGGCATTGGCGCGTGGGTCTTTCGCTTTGATCTGCTTTTCTATGGTCCCCGCCAGCCGTGGATTTCAGCGCTGGCGCAGGGCCAGGCGATTTCACTACTGCTGCGCGCCGCGCAGTTGGCCAATACCGCAAAATACGAAGAGGCCTGTCGCCGGGCGGTGCGGGCGTTCCATCATTCCGTGGCGGAGGGCGGCGTGGTACAACATTTCCCCGATGGCAGCCCGGTGTTCGAAGAATACCCGACCGTCGAGCCCTCGCTCGTGCTCAACGGCCATCTCTTTGCCATGCTCGGCCTGCATGATTACGCCGAATATTTCGGCGACCCCGCGGCGGCTGCTCTCTTTGCTCAATGCCTGGCAGGTCTCAAGGCCAATCTGGCGCGCTACGATACGGGCTATTGGAACCATTACGATCTCCATCGCAGCGCGCGGCTGACCTCCGCGGACTACGTGCGCATTCATGTGCAATTGCTCAACATTCTTGCCGGCCTCAGCGGTGAGGCTTTCCTGGCCGAAACCGCGCAGCGCTGGCAGGGTTACCTGGACAGTCCCTGGTGCCGTGCTCGGTTCTGGGCCGGCAAAGTTGTCGAGAAGGTGCGGCTGCGGCTGAACAACTACCTGCCGCCGCCGCGTGCGCTGCGCCAACCTGAATGA
- a CDS encoding leucyl aminopeptidase: protein MEITIKISAPEAVPCAALLLMVPPVTGPNAGRPLNLPLPARYLPAVQQRCQSGDFRGRADEINWLYPEEAPAQRLLLAGYGWRDGEAEEPKSVPHLQQVIANAVAACRKLSVPELCVPVAGGLADQFGMRQAGQLISEAAILANYRFTKYKSKPAGNDQPLRSLTLVIENAAAKAELEAGVKRGGLLAAWTAFARDLQNLPANALTPELFAQMAQMKAAESGLSCRVFDENMIRELRMGALLGVAQGSSNPPRFLVLETRGPDDTDTIVLIGKGITFDSGGLSIKSAESMEKMKYDMSGAAAALAAACCLAQLPERPHLVCLLPLAENMPSGHALRPGDVLTACNGKTIEVADTDAEGRLILAEALAYAGRFKPRAVIDLATLTGAVFAALGEVAAGLISNDSELAGRIKQAAALTGERVWELPLYSEYLRNLESEIADIRNYPAKKVGAGASHGAAFLSAFVNGYAWAHLDIAAVAVQQRNTPLCPSTATGWGVRLLVQMCSEWQAERQSAARR from the coding sequence ATGGAAATTACGATCAAGATCAGTGCCCCCGAAGCCGTGCCCTGCGCGGCTTTGCTGCTCATGGTGCCGCCGGTCACCGGCCCCAACGCCGGCCGCCCCTTGAATCTCCCGCTGCCTGCGCGGTATCTGCCCGCCGTGCAGCAGCGCTGCCAGAGCGGCGATTTTCGCGGCCGCGCCGATGAGATCAACTGGCTGTACCCGGAGGAAGCGCCGGCACAGCGGCTGCTATTGGCCGGTTACGGCTGGCGCGACGGCGAGGCCGAAGAGCCCAAGTCCGTTCCGCATCTGCAACAAGTGATCGCCAACGCGGTCGCCGCCTGCCGCAAGCTCAGTGTGCCGGAATTGTGCGTGCCGGTCGCCGGGGGCCTTGCGGATCAGTTCGGCATGCGCCAAGCCGGCCAACTGATCAGCGAAGCCGCGATTCTGGCGAATTATCGCTTCACCAAATACAAATCCAAACCGGCCGGCAACGACCAGCCGCTGCGCAGCCTGACGCTGGTGATCGAGAATGCCGCCGCCAAAGCCGAACTCGAAGCAGGCGTGAAACGCGGCGGCCTGCTCGCGGCCTGGACCGCCTTTGCGCGCGACCTCCAGAATCTGCCGGCCAACGCGCTCACGCCCGAGCTGTTTGCGCAGATGGCACAAATGAAAGCCGCCGAGTCCGGCCTGAGCTGCCGCGTCTTCGATGAAAATATGATTCGCGAGCTGCGCATGGGCGCGTTGCTGGGCGTGGCGCAGGGCAGCAGCAATCCCCCGCGCTTTCTCGTGCTCGAAACGCGCGGACCCGATGACACCGACACGATCGTGCTCATCGGCAAGGGCATCACCTTTGACAGCGGCGGCTTGTCGATCAAATCCGCGGAGTCGATGGAGAAGATGAAGTACGACATGTCCGGCGCGGCGGCGGCGCTGGCCGCCGCGTGCTGTCTGGCGCAATTGCCGGAGCGGCCGCATCTCGTCTGCCTGCTGCCGCTGGCGGAAAACATGCCGAGCGGCCACGCCTTGCGGCCGGGCGACGTGCTGACGGCCTGCAACGGCAAAACCATCGAGGTCGCAGACACTGATGCCGAAGGCCGTCTCATTCTGGCGGAGGCGCTGGCCTATGCCGGCCGCTTTAAGCCGCGCGCAGTGATCGATCTCGCCACGCTTACCGGCGCAGTCTTCGCGGCGCTCGGCGAGGTTGCCGCGGGGTTGATTTCCAACGACAGCGAACTGGCCGGCCGGATCAAGCAGGCGGCGGCGCTCACCGGCGAACGCGTCTGGGAGTTGCCGCTCTATTCCGAATACCTGCGCAATCTGGAGAGTGAGATTGCGGACATTCGCAATTATCCCGCCAAGAAAGTCGGCGCCGGCGCCAGCCACGGCGCGGCTTTTCTCAGCGCGTTTGTGAACGGCTATGCCTGGGCGCATCTCGACATTGCGGCGGTGGCAGTGCAGCAACGCAACACTCCGCTTTGCCCTTCAACTGCCACCGGCTGGGGCGTGCGTCTCCTGGTGCAGATGTGCAGCGAATGGCAGGCCGAGCGGCAGTCCGCTGCGCGGCGCTGA